One genomic window of Solanum stenotomum isolate F172 chromosome 9, ASM1918654v1, whole genome shotgun sequence includes the following:
- the LOC125876546 gene encoding mitogen-activated protein kinase kinase kinase 18-like, translating to MDWIRGHTIGYGSSAAVSVAKSRFSDEVFAVKSVELSESQLLQKEQIILSQLSSPYIVSYKGYDVTKEKDKLMFNLMMEYMPDGTLSDEIQKQSGRMNERLIGYYTKQIVQGLDYLHSRSIAHCDLKGQNILVGKTGAKIADFGCARWIDPVEREGNAEPIGGTPMFMAPEVVRGEEQGCPADIWGLGCTIIEMATGGSPWTDVSTAASLLNKIAFSGQSPVIPKFLSLQAKDFLNKCLRRDSKERWTAKQLLKHPFLESNSTAIQNFVTDSPTSILDQDIWNSVEESETMNSTILQTFSSPLQRVSKLNQKSGRPNWCWADEIWITVRKTSEGDCTMTAFSEMELESCIGSKELEINYFCCNRVVRNNSVINSLNFPRHSVNKIHSS from the coding sequence atgGATTGGATCAGAGGACATACCATAGGCTATGGCTCCTCTGCTGCGGTCTCCGTTGCCAAGTCACGTTTCTCCGATGAGGTCTTCGCTGTTAAGTCAGTGGAGCTATCCGAGTCGCAGTTATTACAAAAAGAGCAGATAATTCTGTCCCAATTGAGCTCCCCTTATATAGTTAGCTACAAGGGGTATGATGTTACAAAAGAGAAGGACAAACTCATGTTTAATCTTATGATGGAGTATATGCCGGACGGTACACTTTCCGATGAAATTCAGAAACAGAGTGGTCGGATGAACGAGCGGTTGATCGGGTATTACACGAAGCAAATTGTACAAGGACTAGACTATCTACATTCAAGGAGCATAGCACACTGTGACTTAAAGGGGCAGAACATTTTGGTAGGTAAAACCGGTGCCAAAATTGCTGATTTTGGTTGTGCCAGGTGGATTGATCCTGTGGAGAGGGAAGGTAACGCAGAGCCAATTGGAGGAACGCCGATGTTTATGGCACCAGAGGTGGTGCGTGGGGAAGAACAGGGGTGTCCAGCTGATATTTGGGGATTGGGATGTACAATTATCGAAATGGCCACCGGTGGATCGCCATGGACAGATGTGTCCACCGCAGCTTCATTACTTAACAAAATTGCATTTTCGGGGCAATCACCTGTAATTCCAAAGTTCCTCTCTTTACAAGCAAAGGATTTTTTAAACAAATGCTTGAGAAGAGATTCTAAAGAAAGATGGACAGCTAAACAACTTCTCAAACATCCATTTCTCGAGTCAAATTCCACGgcaattcaaaattttgtcacagactcaccaacaagcatTCTCGATCAAGACATATGGAATTCAGTAGAGGAATCAGAAACCATGAATTCTACAATATTACAAACATTTAGCTCTCCTCTGCAAAGGGTAAGTAAATTGAACCAGAAATCAGGTAGACCAAACTGGTGCTGGGCTGATGAGATTTGGATCACTGTTAGAAAAACCAGTGAAGGAGATTGTACAATGACAGCTTTTTCTGAAATGGAGCTGGAAAGCTGTATTGGTAGTAAGGAGTTAGAAATAAATTACTTTTGCTGTAACAGAGTAGTACGAAACAACTCTGTAATTAACAGTCTCAATTTTCCGAGGCATTCAGtaaataaaattcattcttCATAA